Genomic window (Penaeus vannamei isolate JL-2024 chromosome 22, ASM4276789v1, whole genome shotgun sequence):
aaataataataataataataataataataataataataataataataataataataataataataatgataatgataataataataataataataataataataataataataacaacaacaatgatgatgatgaatataataataataatgataatgatgatgaatataataataataacaataataataataataataacaataacaataataataataaaataataatgatgatgatgatgataataataataataattattattattattagtattagtattataaataataataataataacaataacaacgatgatgaatataataataataataataataataataataataatatcaataataaaatcatcatcatcatcatcatcatcataatataaccccccccccccccaacacacacacgaccgCCTTCTGACCGATATCCACTGAAAACCCGAGCACTGCATCAGCTGGAAAACCCAAAACTATGAACCGTGCAGAGGGAAATTACCGCTGCACTTCGCCAGCGTTTCAAAATACTTCGATTGTCCCGAATTGGAAAAATGGAATTAGATTTTTGTTTAAAAGATGTGCGTCTGTGGGAGACATTCCTTCGTGGGAATGCGGGGTgtgggcggaagagagagagagagagagagagcaagagagagagagagagagagagagagagagaaaaaagagagagagagagagagagagaatgagaatgagaatgagagagagagaatgagagagagagaatgagagaaagagagagagagagagagagagagagataatgagagaatgagagaatgagagaaagagagagagagagagagagagagagagagagagagagagagagagagagagagagagagagagagacagagacagagacagagacagagacagagacagagagagagagagagacagagacagagacagagacagagacagagacagagacagaggcagaggcagagacagagagagagagggagagagggacagaaaaggaaaggcagaaaggaacagaaatggagaggaagaaccGTCCACCAATGCATTTTCACCTTGGTCTATTTTAGGGGATCCTGGGAAATCTTCATTTAGATTTTGGTGAATGAAGATTTGTGCAAATCATTTACAGCAATTTCgtctatatatctttgtctataaAACTCAGAGAtgtgcgtatataaatgtatgtatctgcatatatatacatatattacacacacacacacacacacacacacacacacacacacacacacacacacacacacacacacacagacacatatatatatatatatatatatatatatatatatatatatatatatatatatatatatatatatatatatatatacacataaatatataaatatataaatatataaatatatatatatatatatatatatatatatatatatatatatatatatatatatatatatatatatatatatatagagagagagaggaagaggaagtgagagagacagagagagagagagagaaagagagagagagaaacacatacacacatactgattCATTTTGGCTTCTTCATCTGCACTCAAACGTAACGCCATACCGGCACACCTCGCGAACGCCCGCCGCGGCCGcccaccctctcgccctcgcccacgcccaccaGCCCACCAGAGCCGCCCTCCCGATGTGAGCCTcagtcgggcgtcgggcgtcggggaGAAGCCGATATCCCTCCGCCGACTACTGAGACCCCGACAGACACACGGCTCGTCCTCCTATCttatcgtgtctctctctctcttatctcggcCTATCGCTCGGTCAGCCCTGAATGCCGGGCTTCCTCGCCTGACTGAACGGCTGGGCGGGGCGGGCAGATGGGCggccgctggggggggggggggggggtgaaggaaaacaagatggaaagggaggagggggaaggggtgtatatgtgcatgtgcttcTGCATTCGCGGGTGGagcctccttcccatcctctctgtctgtctgtctgtctgtctgcttgtctgtctgtctatcagtctgtctgtttgtctctccctctctgtctttgtctgtctgtctgtctctccctctctgtctttgtctgtctgtctgtctctccctctctgtctttgtctgtctgtctgtctctccctctctgtctttgtctgtctgtctgtctctccctctctgtctttgtctgtctgtctgtctgtctctgtctgtatgtctgtctctgtctgtatgtctgtctctgtctgtatgtctgtctctgtctgtatgtctgtcagtctgtctcccccccctctctgtctgtctgtctgtctttcggccTTTATCTGCACGTTTATCAATCGGTCCGTTTGTCAGTCTGCCTTACATACACAaatgcgtgcatacacacatacatacatgcgtacataaaaaaaaaaacataatcacacccacccacgcccgtATACGCCCATCGCCatcgaaaaaaaaagcgaaagaaatcaaaccctcccccccccccaccaaccacccACTCCCACCGCCCTCCGACTCCGAAACCAGCCTCCCACCTAcgcctcccgcccacgcccatgcccacgcccacgccgcaaGAGGAAACGCCGCCGTCAAGTACGCCGTTTCCGTCGCTAAGTACTACCCCGTCCGTCGCTgattgcggggggagggggggagggaggggaggggaggggaaaggaagctggataatggagagagagagagagagagagagagagagagagagagagagagagagagagagagagagagagagagagagagaaagagagagagagagaggggggggggaagagaaagagagagagagggggagagagagaggaagagagagggggaggagagagagagagggggggagagagagaggaggagagagagagagagaggggagagagagagagagagagagagagagagagagagagagagagagagagagagagagagagagagagagagagagagagagagagagaggagagagagagagagagagagagagagagagagagagagagagagagagaggaagggagagggagagagaggagagaggagagagggaggagagagaggagagagagagagagagagagagagaggagagagagagagagagagagagagagagaagagagaagagagagagagaggagtgagagagagagagagagagagagagagagagagagagagaggagagagagagagagaagagagagagagagagagagagagagagagagagagagagagagagagagagaggcgaagtcAGCGTAGGGCGTGAACGGGCCAGAGACAggcggccgaggaggaggaaaagggaaggaggaggaggaggaaggataggaaggagggagggggagggggaggagggaggaggaggaggaggaggaggaggaggaggaggaggagaaagaagaagaagaagaagaagaagaagaagaagaagaagaagaagaagaagaaaaagaaaaagaagaagaagaagaggaggagaggagcgagcGACGCTGGCAGGGCGCGAGGCAGGAGCGgccgggcgagggagggagggggaggaagcccCCACGCGACCGAGGCGAGGAGCGCAGTCTGGAAAGCTGAGCGAAGGGCGCGGGGCCAAAGGGCAAGGCCGGCCCCGCCAGGTCACGTCTGTGTCGTCACGGGGCGTTCGGGCGGCGAGGCAGACGGCGCGACCTGACCTGATCTGCTGAGGAGCGACGTCTCTGGCTGCCCGCGGGGAGTCCTTCGGAAATCGGTCGCCTGAACCGCGACGGAACCTCGGggtatccttcctcctcccgcggCACACGCCCGAATGCCAATCACGGTTCGCCCCATCCCCTTATCTCGCTATCTCGGCCGCCGCTCTTATCGCAGCATCGCACCTGTTGGCATTCCCTTGCCGGAGGTCATCCCGGGGCCAGGGGACGCCCTTTAAGCCGCAGCCACGCCCGGGAGCAGCCCTCAGCCCCTCAGCCCTCAGCCCTCAGCCCTCAGCCCTCAGCCCCTCAGCCCTCAGCCCTCAGCCCCTCAACCCTCAGCCCTCAGCCCCTCAACCCTCAGCCCTCAGCCCCTCAGCCCCTCAGCCCTCAGCCCTCAGCCTCCCCGTGGACGCTAACCCGCAGCATCGCTCACCGACGTCAGGCAGTCTGCGAAGCGCTGCGGCCGCCAGAAGCCACTCATCACGCACCCGCAAGCTGGTCTGGCCGTTTGTTACACACGTAAGCCTCTCCTTAATAACGCACATGTACATGCTCAATGAATGCTCGCAGCCTGCCCGCGGATGACAACCCCGCATCAAAGCATCCCATTCATCCTACACCGGCGCGCGCCTTCCACATGCCACATCCGCAGGCATCCCGCAGACGCTCCAACTGGACGCACCTGTTCGAGCTCCACCTGCAGGCGCCGCACTCACGCTGCCTTGGCACGCACCCCGCCAAGGTGCACTCGCGAGAACCCATTAACGATGAACCCAAAAGCAGTCCGATAATGCCGCGGCCACACGGACCCTCGCAGCCGCACCTGTCAGCCTCTCCCTGGCGATAAGTCCACAGGCGGCCTATTAGCGCTgtatccacgccccccccccaccattaccGCTTCCACGCACGCCACGCTCTCCCCTCAGGATGCGACTCGCTGCCTCCCcgtccacgcccgcacgcccgcacgcccgtacGCCTTCAACGCGACATCCGCAGCTCCTCATTAGACATAATCCTTCGCCACGGAATCCCGCTCCTTCTCCACGCACTCGCAAGCAGCCCGAGGGAGGGCGGGGCGAGGTGGCACTTCGCAGGCGGCGAGAGGCACTGTGCCTAGCAACACCACGCGCCTAGTttcggagggagggggcgtggacggcactctctcgctcgctctgtctctgtctgtctttcttttcttctttctgtttctctttctctctctcacacgcacacttcctttctcgccccttccctcttaaccgcagtctttctctttctttcttcctctccctcactgtcactatatccctcactcctccctttctccttctctcccatcccctccttccctccctttctccctccacctcccactcttccttcccctcaagttcccatcccccttaccccctctcctctctttattccccttccccctctctccctccccttccccttccctccctccctcccatcaccttccccctctctcctccccttcccctacccctctctcctcccccatccccttccccctctccctcccttccccttccctactcctctctccctccccttccccttcccctaccctctccctcccatccccttccacctctccctttctttattccccttccccttccccccttctctccctcccatccccttccacctctccctctatttattccccaacctccctctctccctccccttccctacccctctctccctcccctccccttttccctctccctctctttattcccctttccctcctcttcctcttcctctgaccCCCTCTTTAGCGCCCCATTATCAGCGCAAATGCCACGCCTGCCCCCCCCGCCCCGTTATCACGAGGGCGTCCGAGTCATCAGTCCTCCAGGGAATTCCTTCGGGAGACCCACGCCCTTCCAGAAATACACGCGCACttaccctccctcgtccctccttcctcgacccttccctccctccctccctcgtcctcttctttgtcccttccctcgaccccctctccctccttcgtcctcttctgtccctccctctctccctttccagaccctccttcctccccccacctcttctcctccctctcccccttcttccagcccccttcctcctccctgtcccttcctcgtccctctcctcgtgtccctctctccctccccctttcctcgtcctcctccctctccattcccctttccagacttcccctgccctctccccttccctctcccccttcctcgtccccctccctcctcccccttcctcgtcccccttccttctcccccttcctcctccccctccctccccccctcccttccatcccgaCGAGCGCGTGCTGGGCCCTCGGACGTCGCCCTCTCCCTGGTACTCCTGCGCGTCCATGCACTGCGCacgacgagagggagagagccatgCATaacggcgaaggagggaggaagggagagggagagagccatgCATaacggcgagggaggaaggaagggacagggaggaagggagggaggaagggagagggagggagggagggagatagggagagggaagaagaggaagggagggaaggagatgagggaggagagagggagggagggagggagggagggaaggagggagggaggggagaggccgaCCCCTCCAGAGGTCAGGTTAAAAGTAGAAGCGCGAATCACAGGGCCaggaatgggtggggggggggcgggggtatgtGAGCAGAGGGCCACGAACATGCAAAGAAATATGGGGTtggcagggggtgggggcagaaaagtggtgggagagaaggaggaagaaggagggggaagggggagggatgggagaggaggtagaagtaagggaggggcagaggggaggaggaggaagcgagggggaggggcaggaacaGGTGatcggaggagggagggtgttgcaaagggggaggtggagggggaggaagggaggagctgTGGAACGAGGAAGGGtcagaggagggtaaggaaggaaggggcggggaCGATGCCGCAAGCAGGCGTCCGAGGGggcgatggggaggagggggaggagagcaatGGGGAAgggcaatggagagagagagagagagaggcagagagaga
Coding sequences:
- the LOC138865798 gene encoding uncharacterized protein yields the protein MPTPTPQEETPPSTSHLLAFPCRRSSRGQGTPFKPQPRPGAALSPSALSPQPSALSPSALSPQPLNPQPSAPQPSALSPSAPQPSALSLPVDANPQHRSPTLPADDNPASKHPIHPTPARAFHMPHPQASRRRSNWTHLFELHLQAPHSRCLGTHPAKVHSREPINDEPKSSPIMPRPHGPSQPHLSASPWR